Proteins from one Plasmodium relictum strain SGS1 genome assembly, chromosome: 10 genomic window:
- a CDS encoding AN1-like zinc finger family protein → MAYFSDLSKQCEMTGCRNHDFLPFECEYCNLNFCELHRNIQDHLCPKSKGFDSKVVLCEYCNLVIPDKKEEIKEHLIYKCSYKKNKKFILVCNKKECKTVLNGINNYKCKNCKKNFCLPHRYPDVHNCIQEPKEKSFFQKYFFFF, encoded by the exons atggcATATTTTTCTGATCTTAGCAAACAATGTGAAATGACTGGTTGCAGAAATCATGATTTTCTTCCCTTCGAATGTGAATATTGTAATttaaat TTTTGTGAATTACATAGAAATATTCAAGATCATCTTTGCCCCAAATCAAAAGGTTTTGATTCGAAAGTTGTATTATGTGAATATTGTAACTTGGTTATACCTGAT aaaaaagaagaaataaaagaacatttaatttataaatgctcatataaaaaaaataaaaagtttatatTGGTATGTAATAAGAAAGAATGCAAAACA gttTTAAATGGAATTAACAATTACAAATgtaaaaattgtaaaaagaatttttgtTTGCCTCATCGATACCCAGATGTTCACAACTGTATACAAGAACCAAAAGAAAAAAGCTTTTTTCAGA aatattttttttttttttag
- the ATPase3 gene encoding cation transporting P-ATPase, putative, with protein MFRFCKSDSLLINYRELKYICFIYIFLLFSFFIWCLCKKHFQNKINKRHKWKNHESIYKNEKAQFFNYIYESSDSDEVIIRQEGYANSFVGFVLKNISIIFYLITHIIIILLIINEYCIYESNDKLWNDRAFVFFIFFLLSFIITYGILTVRKHMHSFFLKPSLLKDSDYVLVYTKNEDYINFYKNIFKEILEFLHIFLKKRYYKLKKFLFPYFEPFNNYNKEKKNSIFQYKKNNNENKYKEFNKKKISKNYENIFREEEIIIKKEKKKKMETKPINKLKVHKVKVRTNEKNIRYFFFRSMKYVYNEKKDAFYNISHSINEKVNNLDFNYILKKGGLNNNEIINNINEYGYNNIHLEFYSFFKNLKRELLDGIYMFQLFITYKNFFWKEMITSLIWLIISMLTVIKKIFKNQNNKKEIYENIQANNNTMVTVYRNSIVQQIPSNNLTIGDIIIITSKMTIPCDCLLLTGNALVDESLLTGESRPMKKICISNLNSFNSFDKINSNESHILSENQENNFIEKQKGNDKKKNLEYSKINKKDYNKQHEYNKYNYNNFNTNNILYAGTDVISTLNFSDNIYAIVINVSIYTYKGKYMQNVLFPNPLLFKYDSQLPIVFIFTIFFSLICLYFQIYYLGFNMTSIFYSIGTLSQILPVWTPVVLNIGLNISTNRLKKEKNVCCIAPSRIPICGKIRIFFFDKTGTLTDHKIELSGVHFCNNILNEKKKMHSRHSNHNKSISDDTYDIKFENFSLLNSKNFKSFYKNNLKKNWNLRDFDYNAPHFLSNNIVEYYSSNNINNNVFEKINMKDKNDFNNASQHSFYSSMGFNDANNINEKKSRNISEEYIQKPLTYYKSHLFALTDNNTYDQPEKNKLFDHKLSNYNNNERSNDNNSQTSTGDIFQSYDELEEYKYYEDEIKEPNHNKKEKNIYRENFKKYNKNNNEKKQIQKKKNGRYNNNQTNYKISHDEVEKYNEDTFVNETKENSKKDQQVSIDMNSNIIKGDCFIKKKQKKDLIKSNNKRGNDNNNNIITKTSNINESTTMNSITSLLYNSKLIWTNKLTLNNTPSNYHLLIYALAGCSCVYYDSNNIYGNEIDKRLFEATEMRISNYINKHDMNIKKITLKMNDEYKSFDILKTYEFDYYTKISTTLSYGYFDFKDKIYIVFSKGSFDKIYQKCIKNDEIFFFKKKEQEYSKNGFYVIALAFKIIWKSSYENILELSREELEKDMNFLSLIMFNNHIKNDAPNVIQTLKDSSIRPIILTGDNAYNCLYVGNKIGLFSKVDFYDSFFSLNINSNINSEIKKNDKENVFQSNETKFLSFENLIKSNSNEKKLSNSPYILDKYNEQPKKKKKNKSSDKKEIDKGNVRNKKYVDIKYSYIKSKYCNGNCKYESEENTLLLPQNKDEKEKLVSNNLNQNDYSVKNSLMCKFSNGKNDTYNDAVNYSNNNTSADNYDSINNSIEDDKNIKDKESSILKSNDQIHFMNNKASYYIKEEKYEENIIVYGHVLNDELIFINIQNDRKISKNIVLYDDIYKEIILTGEAYRFIRHRIFHIKSNDEEFNNKELEEYKNFLLRVRIFSRLTPNNKIEVIKDFINFGYISGMCGDGSNDCGALKISHAGLALSNSDTSVVSPFSSRNENLKSVIDILREGRACLVTSINCYKYMLLYGFMISIIKIVLFMHAHAVMSEYGYLFFDNVILLLLAKSMTLSKPAHKLKTQTPTSSIIGAQTILSLLCTLLVNFFFLYVIIFQFFYVYNLPTSYHMNSSAPKSSWWLMSDNYESFLTCIWFCFQIVNSAFILTFGGKYRKNIFTNYTFMTYYFLINSFLLYLTLGGPNKLTCLFRMNCNNEISKTTKFKILDLFSYSASGLSFYGPNGNNILSRNHKIRFLFLNFLNIAVNIFISKYILCEKLYNLVRKFFNFKNRKIPV; from the exons atgtTCAGATTTTGTAAATCTGATagtttattaattaattatagagagcttaaatatatatgttttatttatattttcttgttGTTCAGCTTTTTTATTTGGTGTTTATGTAAAAAacattttcaaaataaaataaataaaagacaTAAATGGAAGAATCATGAatcaatatataaaaatgaaaaagcacaattttttaattatatatatgaatcaTCTGACTCAGATGAAGTAATTATTAGACAAGAGGGATATGCAAATAGTTTTGTTGGCTTTgtactaaaaaatatatctattatattttacttaattactcatattattattatattattgatAATTAATGAATATTGCATATATGAAAGTAATGACAAATTATGGAATGATAGGgcttttgtattttttattttttttctattaagtTTTATAATTACTTATGGGATATTAACCGTTAGAAAGCATATgcatagtttttttttaaaacctTCACTTTTGAAGGATAGTGATTATGTATTAGtttatacaaaaaatgaagactatataaatttttataaaaacatatttaaagaaatcttggaatttttacatatttttttaaaaaagagatattataaattaaaaaagtttttgTTTCCATACTTTGAACCAttcaataattataataaagaaaaaaaaaacagcatttttcaatataaaaaaaataacaatgaaaacaaatataaggagttcaataaaaaaaaaataagtaaaaattatgaaaatatctTTAGGgaagaagaaataataataaaaaaagaaaaaaaaaaaaaaatggaaacaAAGcctataaataaattaaaagttcACAAAGTAAAGGTAAgaacaaatgaaaaaaatatacgatattttttttttcgtagCATGAAGTATGTGTATAATGAGAAAAAGGATgccttttataatatatcacatagtataaatgaaaaagtaaataatttagatttcaattatatattaaaaaaaggagGCCTAAATAATAAcgaaattataaataatataaatgaatatggatataataatattcatttagaattttattctttttttaaaaatctaAAAAGAGAGTTGTTAGATGGTATTTATATGTTTCAGTTATTtataacatataaaaatttcttcTGGAAAGAAATGATAACATCTTTAATTTGGTTAATTATATCTATGTTAACagtaataaagaaaatatttaagaatCAGAACAATAAGAAagaaatttatgaaaatattcaagctaataataatacaatgGTAACTGTTTATAGGAATTCTATAGTACAGCAAATACCATCAAATAATTTAACCATTGGtgatataattataataacatCAAAAATGACTATACCTTGTGATTGTTTATTATTAACAGGAAATGCTTTAGTGGATGAAAGTTTATTAACGGGTGAATCAAGAcctatgaaaaaaatatgtatatcaAATTtgaattcttttaattcGTTTGATAAGATAAACTCTAATGAATCTCATATTTTAAGTGAAAatcaagaaaataattttattgaaaaacaaaaaggaaatgataaaaaaaaaaatttggaatatagtaaaattaacaaaaaggATTATAATAAACAacatgaatataataaatataactataataattttaacacaaataatatattatatgctGGAACAGATGTAATATCTACCTTGAATTTTTCagataatatatatgctATAGTAATAAATGTAAGTATATACACAtataaaggaaaatatatGCAAAATGTATTATTCCCTAATCCattactttttaaatatgattCTCAGCTGCCtatagtttttatttttactattttctttagtttaatttgtttatattttcaaatatattatttgggTTTTAACATGACTTCcattttttattcaattGGAACATTATCTCAAATATTACCTGTTTGGACTCCTGTAGTTTTAAATATAGGATTAAATATTTCTACAAatagattaaaaaaagaaaaaaatgtttgTTGTATTGCACCATCTAGAATTCCTATATGTGGTAAAATTcgcattttcttttttgacAAAACAGGAACATTAACAGATCATAAAATAGAACTTTCAGGGGTTCATTTTtgcaataatattttaaacgaaaaaaaaaaaatgcattcAAGACATAGTAATcataataaaagtatttcTGATGATACTTATGATATTAAATTTGAAAACTTTTCATTACTCAatagtaaaaattttaaatcttTCTATAAGAATAacttaaagaaaaattggaATTTAAGAGATTTTGATTATAATGCCCCACATTTTTTGTCAAATAATATTGTCGAATATTACAGctctaataatattaataataatgtttttgaaaaaattaatatgaaagataaaaatgattttaataatGCTTCTCAACATTCCTTTTATTCTAGCATGGGATTCAACGAtgcaaataatattaatgaaaaaaaaagtagaaaCATAAGTGAAGAATATATACAAAAGCCTTTAACATATTACAAAAGTCATTTGTTTGCTTTAACAGATAATAATACTTATGATCAAccagaaaaaaataaattatttgatcATAAATTATCCAATtacaataataatgaaaggagtaatgataataatagcCAAACATCAACTGGTGATATTTTTCAAAGTTATGATGAATTAgaagaatataaatattatgaagatgaaataaaagaacctaatcataataaaaaggaaaaaaatatttatagagaaaattttaaaaaatataataaaaataataatgaaaaaaaacaaattcaaaaaaaaaaaaatggtagatataataataatcaaactaattataaaatttcacATGATGAGGTGGAGAAGTATAATGAAGATACTTTTGTAAATGAAACAAAAGAAAACTCAAAGAAGGACCAACAAGTATCAATTGATATGAATTCAAATATCATTAAAGGGGATtgctttataaaaaagaagcaAAAAAAAGATTTGATAAAAAGCAATAATAAAAGGggtaatgataataataataatataattacaaAAACAAGTAATATTAATGAATCTACTACTATGAATTCAATTACTTCTCTATTATATAATAGCAAATTGATATGGACTAATAAACTTACTCTTAATAATACACCTTCAAATTATCATTTACTAATTTATGCATTGGCTGGTTGTTCATGTGTTTATTAtgatagtaataatatatatggaaATGAAATTGATAAAAGATTATTTGAAGCAACTGAGATGAGAATAAGCAATTATATCAATAAACATgatatgaatataaaaaagattactttaaaaatgaatgatGAATATAAAAGTTTTGATATTCTAAAAACATATGAATTTGATTACTACACAAAAATATCTACTACCTTATCATATGGATATTTTGATTTTAAAGACAAAATTTACATTGTTTTTTCCAAAGGTTCCTTCGATAAAATTTACcaaaaatgtattaaaaatgacgaaatatttttttttaaaaaaaaagaacaagaATACAGTAAAAATGGGTTTTATGTTATTGCTTTagcttttaaaattatatggaAATCATCTTATGAGAATATTCTAGAATTATCTAGGGAAGAATTAGAAAAGGATATGAATTTTCTATCATTAATAATGTTTAATAATCACATAAAGAATGATGCTCCTAATGTTATTCAAACTTTAAAAGATTCTTCAATTAGACCTATTATATTAACTGGTGACAATGCTTATAATTGTTTATACGTTGGCAATAAAATAGGGTTATTCAGTAAGGTAGATTTTTatgattcttttttttcattaaatataaattctaATATTAATTCtgaaattaagaaaaatgataaagaaaatgtaTTTCAATCTAACgaaacaaaatttttatcttttgaaAATCTTATAAAATCAAATAGCaatgagaaaaaattaagtaatTCACCGTATATTTTggataaatataatgaacaaccaaaaaaaaaaaaaaagaataaaagcagtgataaaaaggaaattgATAAAGGAAATgttagaaataaaaagtatgtTGATATAAAGtattcatatattaaatcaaaatattGTAATGGAAACTGTAAATATGAATCAGAAGAAAATACTCTTTTATTACCTCAAAATAAAGATgagaaagaaaaattagtatccaataatttaaatcaaaatGATTATAGCGTTAAAAATAGTTTAATGTGTAAGTTTTCAAATGGTAAAAATGATACTTATAATGATGCTGTGAACtacagtaataataatacaagTGCTGATAATTATGACAGCATTAATAATAGTATAGAAGATGAtaagaatataaaagataaagaaaGTAGCATTTTAAAATCTAATGATCAAATTCATTTTATGAATAACAAGGCTTCGTATTacataaaagaagaaaaatatgaagaaaatataatagtaTATGGACATGTATTAAATGATGAAttgatatttattaatatacaaAACGACAGaaaaattagtaaaaatattgtattgtatgatgatatatataaagaaataattttaacaGGTGAAGCTTATCGATTTATAAGGCATAGAATATTTCACATTAAAAGTAATGATGaagaatttaataataaagaactagaagaatataaaaatttcttattaAGGGTACGCATATTTTCAAGATTAACaccaaataataaaattgaagtcataaaagattttataaattttggtTACATATCGGGTATGTGCGGAGATGGAAGTAATGATTGTGGTGCTTTAAAAATTTCTCATGCAGGTTTAGCTTTGTCGAATTCTGATACATCAGTTGTGTCACCTTTTAGTAGtagaaatgaaaatttaaaaagtgtGATTGATATATTAAGGGAAGGAAGAGCTTGCTTAGTTACGtctattaattgttataagtATATGCTATTATATGGATTTATGATttcaattattaaaattgtcTTATTCATGCATGCACATGCAGTTATGTCAGAATATGGGTATTTGTTTTTTGATaatgtaattttattattattagcaAAGTCAATGACTTTATCAAAACCAGCACATAAGTTAAAAACACAAACACCCACTTCAAGTATTATAGGTGCTCAAACCATTCTTTCTTTATTATGTACACTTTtagttaattttttctttctttatgtaattatttttcaatttttttatgtttataatTTACCAACATCATATCATATGAACAGCTCAGCACCCAAATCATCTTGGTGGTTAATGAGTGATAATTATGAAAGTTTTTTGACATGTATTTGGTTTTGTTTTCAAATTGTAAATAGTGCTTTTATTTTAACGTTTGGTggaaaatatagaaaaaatatttttacaaattaTACCTTTATGAC GTATTACTTTTTGATAAAcagttttttattatatttaacatTAGGAGGTCCTAATAAGTTGACGTGTTTATTTCGCATGAATTGTAATAATGAGATTTCAAAAACTACgaaattcaaaattttagatttattttcttattcaGCTAGTGGATTAAGCTTTTACGGTCCTAACGGAAATAATATATTGAGTAGGAACCATAAAATAAGATTtcttttcttaaattttctaaatatagctgtaaatattttcatatctaaatatattttatgtgaAAAGCTTTATAATTTggtaagaaaattttttaattttaaaaatagaaaaattccTGTTTAA